The following are encoded together in the Candidatus Methylomirabilis oxygeniifera genome:
- a CDS encoding putative Flagellar assembly factor fliW (Evidence 3 : Function proposed based on presence of conserved amino acid motif, structural feature or limited homology): protein MDGALAEQTVFYFPQGLPGFEELARFFLCDREGLQPLTLLIALDTSDVAIPLLRCADFLTDYSPPIPATDLEALEARNMEELELFVVVTFEGNGGVAANLMAPICVNRTHRLGRQVVLSDGTYPLQYLLLPEHE, encoded by the coding sequence ATGGACGGCGCGTTAGCCGAACAGACTGTGTTCTACTTCCCCCAAGGACTGCCGGGATTCGAAGAGCTGGCCCGGTTCTTTTTGTGTGACAGAGAAGGGCTCCAGCCGCTGACGCTCCTGATCGCACTGGACACTTCGGATGTCGCCATCCCATTGCTCAGGTGTGCCGATTTCCTGACCGACTATTCGCCACCCATTCCGGCGACGGACCTGGAGGCCCTTGAAGCGAGGAATATGGAGGAACTGGAGCTGTTCGTGGTCGTGACGTTTGAGGGAAACGGCGGCGTGGCAGCCAACCTCATGGCGCCGATCTGCGTGAACCGTACTCATCGGCTCGGCCGACAGGTGGTGCTTTCAGACGGGACCTACCCCTTACAATATTTGCTGCTTCCGGAACACGAATGA
- a CDS encoding Flagellar L-ring protein (Basal body L-ring protein) (fragment): protein MRPLAISSMKRWCAGLAAALWLCGGTASGESLWRDIGSGFLFVDTKAQHVGDIVTVLVTESSSLNRQTETNTKKESTNSANLSSLFGLPLGDKTQYAFEGANEHKGSGSITRSDEVTARVVARVVKVLPSGNLIIEGRRAVRANDESQYVAISGVIRQVDITPANTILSTQIADAEIVLEGKGALAEKQRPGLLNRFADWLFLY from the coding sequence ATGCGGCCATTAGCGATCAGTAGCATGAAACGATGGTGTGCGGGGTTGGCGGCGGCGCTCTGGCTGTGCGGCGGAACAGCCTCCGGGGAATCGTTATGGCGGGATATCGGTTCCGGTTTCCTCTTTGTCGATACTAAAGCGCAGCACGTGGGTGACATTGTCACCGTTCTCGTGACAGAATCGAGCAGTCTCAATCGTCAGACTGAGACCAACACTAAGAAGGAGTCTACGAACTCTGCCAACCTGTCGAGCCTCTTTGGTCTGCCATTGGGGGATAAGACACAATATGCTTTTGAAGGGGCGAATGAGCATAAGGGGTCGGGCTCTATCACCCGGAGTGATGAAGTGACGGCAAGAGTCGTAGCGCGAGTGGTCAAAGTGCTGCCGAGCGGCAATCTCATCATTGAGGGGCGCCGGGCGGTCCGGGCCAACGACGAAAGCCAATACGTAGCGATTAGTGGGGTAATCCGTCAGGTAGACATCACTCCCGCCAATACCATTTTATCGACACAGATCGCCGATGCGGAGATTGTTCTGGAAGGGAAGGGCGCGCTGGCCGAGAAGCAGCGCCCAGGCCTCCTGAACCGTTTTGCCGACTGGCTGTTCCTCTACTGA
- a CDS encoding Conserved hypothetical protein (Evidence 4 : Homologs of previously reported genes of unknown function), whose product MSMLVERLKREHVSLVDALNKVKELGVGSKEGQHKLLSAKIGLLAHLKAEDGQLYPALNQEAKNNDSLKRTLDLFARDMEMVSKDALNFFEKYAHGGSGLEFAKDFGRLYTVLSQRITKEEKSLYPEYDKLSR is encoded by the coding sequence ATGTCCATGTTGGTCGAGAGATTGAAAAGAGAGCATGTGTCGCTGGTTGACGCTCTTAACAAAGTCAAGGAGCTTGGTGTTGGCTCAAAGGAAGGGCAGCATAAATTGCTCTCTGCGAAAATCGGCTTGCTTGCGCATCTCAAGGCCGAAGATGGGCAATTGTATCCGGCCTTAAATCAAGAAGCGAAAAATAACGATTCGTTGAAACGGACACTGGATCTCTTTGCCCGCGACATGGAGATGGTATCTAAAGATGCCTTAAACTTTTTTGAAAAATATGCGCATGGAGGTTCCGGGTTGGAATTTGCCAAAGACTTCGGCCGGCTGTATACGGTTCTCAGCCAGAGAATAACCAAGGAAGAAAAGAGCCTGTACCCGGAGTACGATAAGCTGAGTCGATGA
- a CDS encoding putative Flagellar hook-associated protein 1 (HAP1) (Evidence 3 : Function proposed based on presence of conserved amino acid motif, structural feature or limited homology): MISLQASLTMARKALQAQQVAIQTTGHNIANANTPGFTRQRVDLTPAVPFSLGSVGSLGTGVDIKDITRIRDLLLDSQFRDAHQALSRQEAEEATLSQIELIVGEPTENGLSNSMSALFASFQDLANYPTDLAVRSVVRDKAMALADQFHRLDDGFERLKIDLHNEIQVVVKQVNGLAQQIADLNRQIAMSEGGAGSANDLRDQRDQALDELSKLVGGSLVEDIGGQVRVTVGGGLTLVDGLTSVPITVDTTDPAYVRLSLGGNLLTPGGGRLAGLLNSRNASDGFVKGFQSQLDALAKAIVDKVNVVHMAGFGLDGSTGNNLFTPLVATVNAARLIVVDPVIDADVAKIAAASTAVGVPGDNSQALALADLQDNSIVALGSVTFGSYLSGLVSDLAEQEAGAKRSVNLHTTMADFLTSRRDQASGVSLDEEMTDLIRFQKAYEAAAHFANVVNDLLGTLMSQLGR; encoded by the coding sequence ATGATCAGTCTCCAGGCATCTCTTACCATGGCCAGAAAGGCGCTTCAAGCGCAGCAGGTAGCGATCCAAACCACCGGCCACAACATTGCGAACGCCAATACCCCGGGTTTTACGAGGCAGCGTGTCGATCTGACCCCCGCTGTACCGTTTTCGTTAGGTTCGGTCGGTTCGCTGGGAACCGGCGTTGATATCAAAGATATTACCAGAATCCGGGATCTGCTGCTGGACAGCCAGTTCAGAGACGCGCATCAGGCCCTGAGCCGGCAGGAGGCAGAGGAGGCGACCCTCTCACAGATTGAGTTGATCGTTGGCGAGCCGACCGAAAACGGCTTGTCCAATAGCATGTCCGCGCTTTTCGCATCGTTTCAGGATTTGGCCAACTATCCGACCGATCTCGCGGTCAGGTCCGTAGTCCGCGACAAGGCCATGGCGCTGGCGGACCAGTTTCATCGCCTGGACGATGGGTTTGAGCGGTTGAAGATCGATCTGCATAACGAGATCCAGGTAGTTGTGAAGCAGGTCAACGGGCTGGCTCAGCAGATCGCCGATCTGAACCGACAGATTGCGATGTCTGAAGGTGGAGCCGGGTCGGCTAATGATCTGCGAGACCAACGCGACCAGGCGCTTGACGAGCTCTCAAAGCTCGTGGGCGGATCCTTAGTCGAAGACATAGGTGGCCAGGTCCGGGTGACGGTAGGGGGAGGGCTGACGCTCGTCGATGGGCTTACCAGTGTCCCGATTACGGTCGATACCACCGATCCGGCTTACGTCCGTCTGTCCCTCGGCGGCAATCTGCTCACCCCTGGCGGCGGAAGGCTGGCCGGGTTGCTCAACTCCAGAAACGCCTCCGACGGCTTCGTCAAAGGGTTCCAGTCGCAATTGGATGCGCTGGCGAAGGCGATTGTCGATAAGGTCAATGTCGTTCATATGGCTGGGTTTGGTTTGGATGGGTCGACCGGCAACAACCTGTTTACGCCTCTTGTGGCGACAGTCAATGCAGCCCGATTGATCGTCGTTGACCCGGTCATAGACGCGGATGTCGCCAAAATTGCGGCAGCAAGTACAGCGGTAGGGGTTCCTGGCGATAACAGTCAAGCGCTGGCTCTGGCGGATCTTCAGGATAATTCCATTGTGGCACTAGGGAGCGTCACATTCGGGAGTTACCTGAGCGGTCTTGTGAGCGATCTTGCCGAGCAGGAGGCGGGCGCGAAGCGGTCGGTCAACCTGCACACGACAATGGCGGACTTTTTAACCAGCCGACGAGATCAGGCTTCCGGCGTCTCGCTGGACGAGGAGATGACCGACCTGATCCGTTTCCAGAAAGCGTACGAGGCGGCCGCCCACTTTGCAAACGTGGTGAACGACCTTCTGGGAACGTTGATGAGCCAACTTGGCCGCTAG
- a CDS encoding protein of unknown function (Evidence 5 : No homology to any previously reported sequences), translating into MMMLLEDLAQVLEQEAEKYEALLRLLRQERGLIVKGDLGALAELMKRKETLALELKIIQEARGALMNRASAMYGIPLVDFTLFRLVNLVPASHATSYRSLMDRLTLLATTLVEENGWNGALLDRSIMYMKGSLSLLTSAVTQVPLYQGDGSIVTQSPSLSILNSQA; encoded by the coding sequence ATGATGATGCTACTGGAAGATTTGGCTCAAGTACTCGAACAAGAGGCCGAGAAGTATGAGGCACTGCTCCGGCTCCTCCGTCAGGAGAGAGGTCTGATCGTCAAGGGCGACCTTGGCGCCCTGGCCGAGCTGATGAAGCGAAAAGAGACACTGGCGCTCGAACTGAAGATCATTCAGGAGGCCCGAGGCGCACTGATGAACAGGGCAAGCGCCATGTACGGCATCCCGTTGGTAGATTTCACGCTATTTCGCCTCGTTAACCTCGTACCGGCCTCGCATGCGACATCGTACCGGAGCCTCATGGATCGACTGACCTTACTGGCGACTACGCTGGTGGAAGAGAACGGCTGGAACGGGGCGTTGCTGGATCGATCGATCATGTACATGAAGGGCTCACTGTCGCTCCTTACGTCTGCGGTGACCCAGGTTCCCCTCTACCAGGGGGATGGGAGTATTGTGACCCAGTCGCCGTCCCTTTCGATACTGAACAGCCAAGCATAA
- a CDS encoding Carbon storage regulator homolog (modular protein): MLILTRKLGEKITIGESIVINVIEVRGSQVRLGISAPQEVTIHRGEIYERIREQNLQASTLGLSHTGALSEKLRALFPKQNIP; encoded by the coding sequence ATGTTGATCCTGACGAGGAAGCTCGGCGAGAAGATTACGATCGGAGAATCGATCGTCATTAACGTCATAGAGGTCCGCGGTTCGCAGGTCCGCCTCGGTATCTCGGCGCCCCAGGAGGTGACAATCCATCGAGGCGAGATCTATGAACGGATTCGAGAGCAGAACCTTCAGGCCAGCACACTCGGTCTCTCGCATACAGGGGCGCTGAGCGAAAAGCTCCGCGCCCTCTTTCCGAAACAGAACATCCCGTAA
- a CDS encoding protein of unknown function (Evidence 5 : No homology to any previously reported sequences), whose amino-acid sequence MRRPGSLRSGWSIWQRNRSWPSAILCLPDIGDLRLTQGMLHWPLSRFLPPCSQPTRSWLRADSLERLRDVLFRKEGAELFAQRPCMRETECAGLKVLLSNPFIDLASMDCHLLGRRDTEADLRTADLYDVNDDRFSDRNLLAELPRQDQHRGSFVFRKQQIL is encoded by the coding sequence ATGCGAAGGCCGGGATCCCTGAGGTCTGGTTGGTCGATCTGGCAACGGAACAGATCATGGCCTTCAGCGATCCTATGCCTACCGGATATCGGCGATCTGCGACTTACCCAAGGGATGCTGCATTGGCCCCTCTCGCGTTTCCTTCCACCCTGCTCCCAGCCGACGCGATCCTGGCTTAGGGCAGATTCCCTAGAGCGGTTACGGGATGTTCTGTTTCGGAAAGAGGGCGCGGAGCTTTTCGCTCAGCGCCCCTGTATGCGAGAGACCGAGTGTGCTGGCCTGAAGGTTCTGCTCTCGAATCCGTTCATAGATCTCGCCTCGATGGATTGTCACCTCCTGGGGCGCCGAGATACCGAGGCGGACCTGCGAACCGCGGACCTCTATGACGTTAATGACGATCGATTCTCCGATCGTAATCTTCTCGCCGAGCTTCCTCGTCAGGATCAACATCGCGGCTCATTCGTGTTCCGGAAGCAGCAAATATTGTAA
- the flgG gene encoding Flagellar basal-body rod protein flgG (Distal rod protein) (Evidence 2b : Function of strongly homologous gene; PubMedId : 2129540; Product type s : structure): MIRALFSAVAGMQAQQLNLDNIANNLANVNTTGFKRSRLDFQDLFYQTYRPAGASTASGAEIPVGIQVGHGSKPIASQRIYIQGDPQQTENPLDLMIEGDGFFQVLRPDGTIAYTRAGSFKRDANGRVVTSDGFALQPEVSIPAQAMTIHVGSDGVVSATIPGQTASQQIGTIELSRFINPAGLQSVGRNLSLPTSASGDPTSGAPGTQGLGTIGQGFLELSNVKVVEEMVNLIMSQRAYEAGSKAVQAADEMLQVSNNIRR; encoded by the coding sequence ATGATCCGAGCATTGTTCAGCGCCGTAGCCGGGATGCAGGCTCAGCAACTGAATCTGGACAACATCGCAAATAACCTGGCCAACGTCAATACGACCGGGTTCAAGCGGAGTCGCCTCGATTTTCAGGACCTGTTTTACCAGACATATCGGCCTGCCGGCGCTTCTACGGCAAGCGGCGCCGAGATTCCGGTCGGCATCCAGGTCGGGCATGGGAGCAAGCCGATAGCGAGCCAGCGGATCTATATCCAGGGCGATCCGCAGCAGACCGAAAATCCGCTCGATCTGATGATCGAAGGTGACGGGTTCTTTCAGGTCTTGCGGCCCGATGGAACGATCGCCTATACCCGTGCCGGCAGCTTCAAACGTGACGCCAACGGGCGGGTTGTGACATCCGATGGCTTCGCGCTGCAGCCCGAGGTGTCCATTCCTGCGCAGGCGATGACGATCCATGTCGGCTCTGACGGTGTGGTGTCGGCGACCATTCCGGGACAGACGGCCAGCCAGCAGATAGGGACGATCGAGCTGAGTCGTTTCATCAATCCGGCCGGCCTGCAGAGCGTGGGCCGAAACCTCTCCCTGCCGACCTCGGCCTCCGGCGACCCGACCAGCGGCGCCCCTGGGACTCAGGGTCTTGGGACGATCGGCCAAGGCTTTCTGGAGTTGTCAAACGTCAAAGTGGTGGAGGAGATGGTCAACCTCATCATGAGTCAGCGGGCTTATGAGGCCGGATCAAAGGCGGTTCAGGCAGCCGATGAGATGCTCCAGGTCTCGAACAACATCAGGAGATGA
- a CDS encoding putative FlgM family protein (Evidence 3 : Function proposed based on presence of conserved amino acid motif, structural feature or limited homology) gives MKIENRGDSTNINPHLNRVQDAAERPESKQSAPAHDAPADRVELSQAAKALQQTRTLLAASPEVRHEKVAELKGMIQRGVYNVKGREVAAKMIGQGLFDRLV, from the coding sequence GTGAAAATCGAGAACCGTGGCGACAGTACGAATATTAATCCCCATCTTAACCGAGTCCAGGACGCGGCGGAGCGACCAGAATCGAAACAGTCGGCTCCGGCTCATGACGCGCCTGCCGATCGCGTCGAACTCTCGCAGGCGGCAAAGGCGCTTCAGCAGACTCGAACGCTCCTGGCGGCCTCGCCTGAGGTTCGCCACGAAAAGGTGGCGGAGCTTAAGGGTATGATCCAGCGAGGGGTGTATAACGTCAAGGGTCGCGAGGTCGCAGCGAAGATGATCGGACAGGGCCTGTTCGATCGTCTTGTGTAG
- a CDS encoding putative Flagellar hook-associated protein 3 (Evidence 3 : Function proposed based on presence of conserved amino acid motif, structural feature or limited homology) — protein MRITSNAIFHQLTADINRAAIRLFERQRQVASSRRMATASDDPVGAGLAVWLRESVSKLLQAQRNGDQAEARLQASADVLAGILSDLNDVKDLAIRGIDGALTLSDRQNLATQVNQKLERLWSDANARSIDGFLFGGTYTTSTTGVLPFARVPLTGEMTGVTLASGIDGEVRAGLPGGLQVVVNVPGSTVFTSTLPRPDMFPLLITVRDQLRAGNVAGVEASLTDLEAAIDQVRVVSADVGSRIGRIRDIQARSQNDLLALRGRLSKIEDTDVAEASIEFQQAQNVYQAALAAASRVGQINLLDFLR, from the coding sequence ATGCGCATTACGAGCAATGCAATCTTCCACCAATTGACGGCCGATATCAACAGGGCCGCCATTCGCCTCTTTGAGCGTCAGCGCCAGGTCGCCAGCTCACGGCGGATGGCGACCGCCTCGGATGATCCCGTTGGCGCCGGTCTGGCCGTCTGGCTTCGAGAGTCGGTAAGCAAACTGTTGCAGGCCCAGCGAAACGGTGACCAGGCTGAGGCTAGATTGCAGGCGTCGGCGGACGTCCTGGCGGGTATTCTATCGGATCTGAATGATGTGAAGGACCTAGCCATTCGAGGCATAGATGGGGCCTTGACTTTGTCCGATCGGCAGAATCTGGCGACGCAGGTGAACCAAAAGCTCGAGCGGCTATGGTCCGACGCCAATGCGCGTTCGATAGATGGCTTTCTCTTCGGCGGTACGTATACGACTAGTACGACTGGTGTGCTTCCTTTCGCCCGTGTCCCGCTAACTGGCGAAATGACCGGCGTGACACTCGCTTCTGGAATCGATGGCGAAGTACGTGCGGGCCTTCCGGGCGGACTGCAGGTCGTAGTCAATGTTCCCGGCTCGACAGTTTTTACCTCGACTCTGCCTCGGCCGGACATGTTCCCGCTGTTGATCACGGTCAGGGACCAGTTGAGGGCAGGGAATGTCGCGGGGGTGGAGGCGAGCCTGACGGATCTTGAGGCTGCTATCGATCAGGTGCGCGTGGTCAGCGCCGATGTCGGCTCCAGGATCGGCCGTATCCGCGATATCCAGGCGCGGTCGCAGAACGACCTGCTCGCGTTGCGGGGTCGGCTGTCGAAAATCGAGGATACCGATGTGGCTGAGGCCTCTATTGAATTCCAGCAAGCGCAGAATGTCTACCAGGCGGCCCTCGCTGCGGCCTCCAGGGTCGGCCAGATCAACCTGCTCGATTTCTTACGTTAG
- a CDS encoding protein of unknown function (Evidence 5 : No homology to any previously reported sequences): protein MGRGMDGTSGVIFCLPRATQVAGVVLAIVIAVVQSAPAGQGLPLEQRERMPRAVIRVKESATVRGKEILLKDLAEITAQSQSLSEALEALPVGQAPPPGLTRTFDPDLIVIKLRQYRIDPSGIRIESPRHVMVAGAHRVIESDELFQAAKSAVLKGREQELERITVRPDTLPPALVVPPGEIELRARPRFQSSVGLGSIPVIVEVWIDGRLYRAVSLAVRLSLMREVVVVNYPLPRHTVVKGADVRLERRDIGPLAHEPLQDLTLAVGRRTTRTLAMGEVVVSESVELPPLIQKGEVVTLMVETPRLLVTAKGIAQEVGKAGQLVRVKNTASGREVIGKLETDKTIRIGSE from the coding sequence ATGGGACGCGGAATGGACGGAACGAGCGGAGTCATCTTCTGCCTACCCAGGGCAACCCAGGTAGCGGGTGTAGTGCTGGCGATCGTGATCGCTGTTGTGCAGTCCGCGCCGGCCGGCCAGGGCCTCCCGCTGGAGCAGCGTGAACGTATGCCTCGTGCGGTCATTCGGGTGAAAGAATCGGCGACGGTGCGGGGTAAGGAGATTCTCCTCAAGGATCTTGCCGAGATTACTGCGCAGAGTCAGTCGCTGTCGGAAGCGCTCGAAGCCCTTCCGGTCGGACAGGCGCCGCCGCCCGGTCTCACTCGGACGTTTGATCCCGACTTGATCGTGATCAAACTTCGTCAATACAGGATCGATCCGTCCGGCATCCGGATCGAGTCGCCTCGCCACGTCATGGTTGCGGGCGCGCATCGGGTGATCGAGAGCGATGAGTTGTTCCAGGCCGCTAAGTCGGCGGTCCTCAAAGGGCGAGAACAGGAGCTGGAACGGATCACGGTTCGTCCCGATACGCTTCCCCCCGCTCTCGTGGTCCCGCCCGGCGAGATCGAGCTGAGGGCGAGACCGCGTTTCCAGTCGTCGGTTGGCCTCGGGTCGATTCCTGTCATTGTGGAAGTCTGGATCGATGGACGGCTCTACCGGGCCGTGTCGCTCGCCGTGAGGCTGTCGCTTATGCGCGAGGTCGTGGTGGTAAATTACCCTTTGCCTCGTCATACGGTCGTGAAGGGGGCTGATGTACGCCTTGAGCGTCGGGACATCGGCCCGCTGGCTCACGAGCCGCTTCAAGACCTTACGCTGGCCGTTGGCCGTCGGACGACTCGGACGTTGGCTATGGGGGAGGTTGTGGTCTCCGAATCGGTGGAACTGCCGCCCCTCATCCAGAAAGGGGAGGTTGTCACTCTGATGGTCGAGACTCCACGCTTACTGGTTACGGCGAAGGGGATTGCCCAGGAGGTGGGCAAAGCCGGCCAGCTTGTTCGGGTGAAAAATACGGCGTCCGGCAGAGAGGTCATCGGGAAGCTGGAAACCGACAAGACAATCCGGATCGGGTCTGAATAA
- a CDS encoding protein of unknown function (Evidence 5 : No homology to any previously reported sequences), with the protein MNLGKVSPGLHAAQQRTQPEEQKLKEVAQGFEAILIASLLKEARPSEQAGLFGGGLSQDLYRQLFTDEIAKAIARSGGIGVGKMLEQQLRATLRADVHENRLKEPSQSTDITKRDR; encoded by the coding sequence ATGAATTTGGGCAAGGTATCGCCGGGACTGCACGCCGCGCAACAGCGTACGCAGCCGGAAGAGCAGAAGCTCAAAGAAGTGGCCCAAGGGTTCGAAGCAATCCTGATCGCCTCACTCCTCAAGGAGGCGCGGCCGAGTGAGCAGGCCGGGCTGTTTGGCGGTGGGCTGTCGCAGGACCTCTATCGGCAGTTGTTCACCGATGAGATCGCGAAGGCGATCGCCCGTAGCGGGGGGATCGGTGTGGGGAAGATGCTGGAACAGCAACTGCGGGCGACCCTGAGAGCTGACGTCCACGAAAATCGACTCAAGGAACCGTCCCAATCTACCGATATCACAAAGAGAGACCGCTGA
- a CDS encoding conserved protein of unknown function (Evidence 4 : Homologs of previously reported genes of unknown function), giving the protein MTVQLCRRLFTVDEYERMAATGIFGEDDRIELIDGEIVTMTPIGSRHAGTVNRLLNLFMPLQAERTAQLSIQNPIRLSEHSEPQPDLALLRPRSDFYASSHPGPRDVFLLVEVAETSTDFDRQITLPLYAKAGIPEVWLVDLATEQIMAFSDPMPTGYRRSATYPRDAALAPLAFPSTLLPADAILA; this is encoded by the coding sequence ATGACCGTTCAACTCTGCAGACGACTGTTCACTGTCGATGAGTACGAACGAATGGCTGCGACCGGCATTTTCGGTGAAGACGATCGCATCGAGCTGATTGATGGAGAGATCGTGACCATGACGCCCATCGGAAGCCGACACGCCGGGACCGTGAATCGTCTGCTGAATCTTTTTATGCCCTTGCAAGCTGAGCGAACAGCACAACTGAGCATTCAGAATCCGATCCGTCTCAGCGAGCATTCAGAACCTCAACCTGACCTGGCTCTCCTCAGACCGCGGTCTGACTTCTATGCGTCGTCGCACCCCGGACCCCGGGATGTGTTCCTGCTTGTAGAAGTCGCTGAAACCTCGACAGATTTCGATCGGCAAATTACGTTGCCCTTGTATGCGAAGGCCGGGATCCCTGAGGTCTGGTTGGTCGATCTGGCAACGGAACAGATCATGGCCTTCAGCGATCCTATGCCTACCGGATATCGGCGATCTGCGACTTACCCAAGGGATGCTGCATTGGCCCCTCTCGCGTTTCCTTCCACCCTGCTCCCAGCCGACGCGATCCTGGCTTAG
- the flgI gene encoding Flagellar P-ring protein (basal body P-ring protein) (Evidence 2b : Function of strongly homologous gene; PubMedId : 2129540, 2544561; Product type s : structure), giving the protein MRSAAMVAVIVTVLSAVTATLPAPAMAEARIKDIAKIQGVRENELFGYGLVVGLAGTGDRAQVTFTIQAVVSMLKKLGITVPAERLTLKNVAAVMVTAKLPPFAKAGSTLDVTVSSMGDATNLQGGMLLITPLQAADGQVYAVAQGAISIGGFNFEAGGTGEKVQKNHPTVGRVPNGAIVEREPSADFLKAQQLLLVLTNPDFTTAIRMAQAVGHSLGAETRAKDASTVEIRVPDSYLANPVELIAAIENLSLVPDMTAKVVVNERTGTIIMGSQVRISTVAVAHSNLSLQIRSELLVSQPAPLSEGKTTVVPRTEIEAREDRTRVNLMGEGVSIGDVIKALNALAVTPRDMISLLQAIKAAGALQGELQIM; this is encoded by the coding sequence GTGCGGAGCGCGGCGATGGTCGCTGTTATCGTCACGGTACTGAGCGCCGTTACGGCAACCTTGCCGGCTCCTGCCATGGCCGAGGCGAGGATCAAGGATATCGCGAAGATTCAGGGAGTTCGGGAAAATGAACTGTTTGGATACGGCCTGGTGGTTGGGCTCGCCGGGACAGGGGACAGGGCACAGGTCACCTTTACGATCCAGGCTGTGGTCAGCATGCTCAAGAAGCTCGGAATTACCGTACCGGCCGAGCGTCTGACGCTGAAAAACGTAGCGGCAGTTATGGTGACAGCGAAGCTGCCGCCCTTCGCCAAAGCGGGCAGCACCCTGGACGTGACGGTCTCGTCGATGGGAGATGCGACCAATTTACAGGGCGGCATGCTGTTGATTACCCCCCTTCAGGCTGCCGACGGTCAGGTCTACGCCGTGGCGCAGGGTGCGATTTCTATCGGAGGATTCAATTTTGAGGCGGGAGGGACGGGCGAAAAGGTCCAGAAGAACCATCCGACTGTGGGTAGGGTTCCCAACGGAGCGATTGTAGAGCGGGAGCCGTCCGCGGATTTCCTGAAGGCCCAGCAACTGCTGCTCGTGCTGACCAATCCTGACTTTACCACCGCCATCCGAATGGCCCAGGCGGTCGGGCACTCACTCGGAGCGGAAACCAGGGCGAAGGATGCGTCCACGGTCGAGATCCGGGTTCCCGACTCGTATCTGGCCAATCCGGTGGAGCTGATTGCGGCTATTGAGAACCTGAGCCTGGTGCCTGATATGACGGCAAAGGTGGTCGTCAATGAACGGACGGGGACGATCATTATGGGCAGTCAGGTGCGTATCTCGACGGTGGCTGTCGCCCACAGCAACCTGAGTCTGCAAATCCGGTCGGAACTGTTGGTCTCCCAGCCGGCTCCGCTGTCTGAAGGCAAGACGACCGTCGTGCCTAGGACCGAAATAGAGGCGAGAGAAGATAGGACTCGCGTCAACCTTATGGGTGAGGGCGTCAGTATCGGGGATGTGATCAAGGCGCTTAACGCACTGGCGGTCACGCCGCGGGACATGATTTCCCTGCTGCAGGCGATCAAGGCCGCAGGCGCCTTGCAGGGCGAACTGCAAATTATGTAA